In the genome of Dermacentor andersoni chromosome 3, qqDerAnde1_hic_scaffold, whole genome shotgun sequence, one region contains:
- the LOC126545127 gene encoding ubiquitin-conjugating enzyme E2 Z-like, with amino-acid sequence MLRQTLDQHQPIYQWDPLKYVYEEPTPACLLRLKRDIVDFAAQPPSGLYISPEEEDITRVHALVVGPSGTPYEGGFFLFFMKFPPQYPMSPPRVRIVTTDAGRVRFNPTLYANGKVCLSILGTWHGPPWSPAQGIESVLISIQSLMNEVPCTNEPGFQHAPTPVVERYNDFIQHETIRVAVCGQVETALQDSSECPAPLREQILKSFAEAYGKYEDIVKARLHLTGSKMMDLFGEGGTCQYERLLSRLQGLKEQVKHKLDAIAPNTTAAVTARSHPGQQNGTTHMPLC; translated from the coding sequence ATGCTTCGGCAAACGCTGGACCAGCACCAGCCTATCTACCAATGGGACCCGCTGAAGTACGTGTACGAGGAGCCGACGCCTGCCTGCTTGCTGCGGCTCAAAAGGGACATCGTGGACTTCGCAGCCCAGCCGCCCTCGGGTCTGTACATCTCGCCGGAGGAAGAGGACATCACCAGAGTCCATGCGCTGGTCGTGGGCCCGTCGGGCACGCCATACGAGGGAGGCTTCTTCCTGTTCTTCATGAAGTTCCCGCCGCAGTACCCCATGAGCCCGCCGCGCGTTCGCATAGTGACCACGGACGCTGGCCGAGTGCGCTTCAACCCGACCCTTTACGCCAACGGTAAGGTGTGCCTCAGCATCCTCGGCACCTGGCACGGACCACCGTGGAGCCCGGCGCAGGGCATCGAGAGCGTACTCATTTCGATACAATCACTGATGAACGAAGTACCATGCACCAATGAGCCCGGGTTTCAACACGCGCCGACGCCCGTCGTCGAGCGCTACAACGACTTCATTCAGCACGAAACCATCAGGGTCGCCGTGTGTGGTCAAGTCGAAACTGCTCTCCAGGACAGTTCCGAGTGCCCCGCGCCGTTACGGGAGCAGATCTTGAAGTCTTTTGCTGAGGCGTACGGCAAGTACGAAGACATCGTCAAGGCCCGGCTTCACCTTACGGGTTCGAAGATGATGGACCTGTTTGGAGAAGGCGGCACATGTCAGTACGAGAGGCTGCTGTCACGACTGCAGGGTCTCAAAGAGCAGGTGAAACATAAACTGGACGCCATCGCTCCCAACACCACCGCTGCAGTCACTGCTAGATCTCACCCGGGGCAGCAAAACGGAACCACTCACATGCCTTTGTGTTAG
- the LOC129387705 gene encoding ubiquitin-conjugating enzyme E2 Z-like, which translates to MSGALTAGDSRMSSGDLFTRTRGALTNSRSDDAAQLVGPARLLHEEPTFSCLLRLKKDIADFTSRPPPGLYISPEEADITKVHALVVGPSGTPYEGGFFQFFMKFPPQYPMSPPRVRIVTTEAGRARFNANLYANGKVFLSILGTWQGPPWSPAQGIESVLVSIQSLMNEKPYYNAPGLRNAPSDVVQCYNNCIQHETIRVAVCGQVEAALQDSAECPATLREQILKSFAEAYGKYEDIVKARLHLTGSKMLGTVREGSVFQYVQLLSRLQGLKEQLKQKRDAIAINNTAALIAGSCPE; encoded by the exons ATGTCGGGTGCTCTCACAGCAGGTGACTCCCGCATGTCGTCTGGCGACCTCTTCACCAG AACACGAGGTGCTCTGACAAACTCAAGGTCAGACGATGCCGCTCAACTCGTGGGACCCGCTAGGCTATTGCACGAGGAGCCGACGTTTTCGTGCCTACTCCGGCTCAAAAAGGACATCGCGGACTTTACATCCCGGCCGCCCCCGGGTCTTTACATCTCGCCCGAGGAAGCGGACATCACCAAAGTTCATGCGCTTGTTGTGGGTCCGTCGGGCACTCCATACGAAGGAGgtttttttcagttctttatgAAGTTCCCGCCGCAGTACCCGATGAGCCCGCCGCGCGTACGCATTGTGACCACGGAGGCTGGACGAGCGCGCTTCAACGCGAACCTTTACGCCAACGGTAAGGTGTTCCTCAGCATCCTCGGCACCTGGCAAGGACCACCGTGGAGCCCGGCGCAGGGCATCGAGAGCGTGCTCGTCTCGATCCAGTCGCTGATGAACGAAAAACCGTACTACAACGCGCCCGGGTTGCGGaacgcgccgtcggacgtcgtcCAGTGCTACAACAACTGCATCCAGCACGAAACCATCAGAGTCGCCGTGTGTGGACAAGTAGAAGCTGCTCTCCAGGACAGCGCCGAGTGCCCCGCTACCTTAAGGGAGCAGATCTTGAAATCTTTCGCTGAAGCGTACGGAAAGTACGAAGACATCGTCAAGGCCCGGCTTCACCTCACGGGTTCGAAGATGCTGGGCACGGTAAGAGAAGGCTCAGTGTTCCAGTACGTGCAGCTGCTGTCACGACTGCAGGGCCTGAAGGAGCAGCTGAAACAGAAAAGGGATGCCATCGCTATCAACAATACCGCTGCACTAATTGCTGGATCTTGCCCAGAGTAG